The sequence below is a genomic window from Cryptococcus neoformans var. neoformans B-3501A chromosome 8, whole genome shotgun sequence.
GTCGGAAGATCTGCTTAAGGTTTGGGCCGATGAAAGTGATTTCGAGTCGAGGCATTTCCGCTATGTCCTTTAAGACGTTGAGCAACCTTGGTATGGTATAACTGTGTTTCTGTTGCGGTGTTATAATTGAAGCTAAGAGAGTTTTTGGTAGCAGAACCTGGCTCGTTACTGGGTAGGGGTCACCAAGCTTATAAGCGCCCAGTATTGGATCGGATTATGACGGCTTCATGGAAAGACGACTGTAGATGAGTTCAATCAAAAAGCCAATGATTGTCATTGTGCGGATGTCGTATGAGAAGGTGGCAATGACCAGTTGTTTAAGCGTCAACCTCGATAGCTTCATGCAAAACCAATACCCATGGAAGTGTAAACATGATCCACTGAGCTGGATATTCAGTACTTTGCCATTCCATTCGCCTTGCCAGTACTGTGGACCGTgcaggaagaaaagaagatacTGAACTTAATAAAATACTCTCTATCGGCAGACCGGACAAGGAAGCGCCATGGGACCGGATGTGATATTGATGCCCAGTATGATGCAAGCGATATCTGTGGCTTCCTCTTACGTTCAATCATTCACTGAAGCTATCTTTTCTCACACAGGATCAGCACTTCAAGTTTCTTCAAttaaagaaaagggaagagaagtgACAAACGGCCCAAACCCCAGTGAAGATAGCACATAAGCTTTAGCTAGATTTTTGTTGGTTAATCTTGATTGCTAAGAGCAGATCTACAGGTTCATAAGTGTAATGATGAATGAAACTTTAAGTTGCTTGCATACTACAATGATGGTATGAATATAGATGCAGTTAGAGATACTAGAGAGATTGGTCAGGTGTCTTACTCTGGTGTCACTGTGGGTTGAAACTTACCAAACTTGCAGCAAAAACAACTGTGGAAGAGACCATCAGGTGTGTTCAACGCCTCAAACGGAATGACTCACTGTCTCTTCGAATCAAACCCTGcgcttcctccatcttcttgaacAGATCGGCATCGCCGATGACTCTTGCCGCATCTCTGACTTCTCTACAAGTCTCATCCAGCCTTGTGATTACTCGCACGATCGTTCCTTCCGGTACATCAGTCAGATTAGTGATCTCGTTGAAAGGCTGATTCATTATTCAGTTAATAAGTGATTATAAGCCCATTAGAAGGGTACCCACCATTCCTCTTGCCCATTCATAAACGACTTCCACCAGACCAGGTTTATACTTGGTGGCAAACTCATCGTGTTGAACTTGACAGTAGTCCTGTTCCCTTTCTACCTGCTCTGCAATGTTGTAAATGACGTCCAGACCGTCCTGTAACTTGGTTGGGATTATGGGTTGAGACTCTGTCTTTTCCACAAACACGAAGATTGAAAGAAGGGCAACAACCTCTTCAGGTGTGTAGTCCGCCAGAATATTCTCAAGGATGAGTTCCGTAAGAATGAGTTCTGGTGCAGAGTTAATTTCACAAGCCACGCGACCCTTGAGAAGAACGGTGGCGTTTTCGTCAATAAAAGAGAGTCGTTTGAGGACTTCGACCCGAGACTCATAGTCAGGAAGCAACTCAAGATTTTGATCGGAGAGTTGGAGTTTGAGTTTTTGGATACGCTGTTCCACCTGCTTTCGCTCATGTACAGTGGCATACTGATACCAAACGGTCAATTCGTAGTCGGCAGTTAGATGAAACAAGAGCTCACGTGATCCGCAAAGTCCTCGCACAACTGGCAGCCCAACTTTGATAGTCTGCCGGCAGCGTTTGTTCTTTCCTTAAGTAACGACTGGATATCGATATCTCTCAACCTTGACCAGTCGGCTTCAGGCAGTTCAGGCAAGAGCGAAAGCTCTTCATGAAGTTTGGTGAGATCGTCTAAAGCTCGCTGAACATCGGAAGGGGACTCTCTACTATTCAAGCGGTGGAAGTCGTACTGCGATTATTGAATTAGTCGAGTTATTATAACGATGATGCTGGGTTTCGATACTACTTGCCTTCAAGATATGATTAATCACGAAGGAAATAGAGGAAGTGTCAACCACTGTCCGTTCAGCAGTAGGACTGGGGAACGATCCTTTCGGGAGGATAGGCGGCCAACGAGGAGTCAACTCCTCTACTGAAAGATCTAGCAAATATTAGTAGAAGCCACAATTCACTAAGCTCACCTCCTTTGCCGGACTTCTGCCCCGGCGTTACAAGTACAAGGACTCTGAACGCCTTTACATCGGACCGTTGACCATCAGGCCCAAGGTTAGGATGATTACCTAAGATTACAGCCAGATTGCCAGGGAAATGCTGCAAACAACTAATAAGCTTGAAAAAGTGCtttgattgaaagagatgtGCCCACAGCATTGCGCAACACTATCACTCTGCCTGGGACAAACAACTTCCCAGATTGGTTAGACCACGAGGCTCTCTTGAGGAACTGGGCATTGAGTCGTGAAGCTTCAGTTGAGAGATTATAGAAAGCATCGATATCGGCACTGCAAACATCGCACTCAAGCTTGGGAAGCTTGGCAAGTTCTTTCTCTGTCTGCTCGCAGCAGTTAATCAACGCCTCTCAAATCacatggaaagaagagtgcTCACTTGTGCGATGACCCTCTGCTGCTCTGGCGCCATCTTCTGGGTCGCATTCTCTGAGAAACTTCTTTTAAtcatttcctccaccttgaGCGCTTCTACTCTCAGCAAATTCAAGATCATGTTGTAAGTCAATCTGAATTGCGATGAGAGCCTGTTTGGTACACCAAGCATCATCTCGTTCAACTCCTCGACACTGGGAAGCTCATCGCCGCTGAGAATAATGACAGTTCCCGTGGTATCGAGACCACGACGACCGGCTCGACCAGCCATTTGAGTGTACTCTCCAGGAAGGAGGTTGCGGAAAGAGGTACCGTCGTGCTTACGAATGCCAGAGAACACGACCGATTTCGCAGGCATATTGACACCCTGACGGAAAAATGAGCAATGCCTTtagggaagaaagaaataACCTCACCATGGCAAAGGTTTCAGTGGCAAAAAGGACCTTCACGAGACCTCGAGCGAACAAAATTTCGACGACCTCTGCAACATCAATCAGCATCATAAAGCAGTCGGTTGGTAAGAAAAGATACACGTACCTTTGACCAATGGCAAAAGACCACCATGATGAACACCGATACCTCGGCTCAATAGCTCCCTCATACGCAAAATCTGAGGAAGGGTTTTATCCTCGCCTGCATACAAAAGTCAGCGTTGATCGATAGGAACAGAGGACATACCCTTCAGCCGCGTCAACGCCCTCTCCCAAGTGATATGTACTtcactcttctccttcgcGGTACAAAGATCTAGGCTTAAGGTTTGCGCATACTCCTCACATCTCTTCTTACTAAACACAAAGTTGACGACCGGTAAGAGCATGTTCTTCTTGAGATAGCTGATGAGATGAGTCCAGATGTTTTGATCGAGCACGTGAGAAGGACGCGAACTACCTCCAAACCCGCCTCGACCACCTCCACGTCCGCCTCGTCCACCTCCGAAAGCAGCTTGTGGTGGGCCATTACCACCTCCGCGATTCGTATGGTTTCTGCCAGCTCCAATGCGTGTAAAGGGCGCGCTCTTTCCGGTTGGAAGATCTTTCGCCCTAATTGctgctcctcc
It includes:
- a CDS encoding hypothetical protein (Match to EST gb|CF185589.1|CF185589; HMMPfam hit to DEAD, DEAD/DEAH box helicase, score: 128.3, E(): 1.8e-35; HMMPfam hit to Helicase_C, Helicase conserved C-terminal domain, score: 39.2, E(): 1.1e-08) translates to MEQTTDIEDSVFLELLNTAANPTSVDAIPSDELATSLGIDGPLSREQALELLENEVLSPVHKFQGHELGQWQVQPPISLPIPPLTLSPLHQTHTVTPSFRGINGEFTHWREALAPKPPAHPTLSSSTTRAPGSMQNFVRGKGSYAPFLPGGLEAAAKVEEDEDEDEDEEVGWKTRAPGMKKGAKLDGADKFLAEMLGQQSLTAKAKRRRRDGEFASPQLTVSRLGDKDEDVDGIDLKPVQPSDKNIDDLLPIGRLPAPPSSKKQFKAVAKKEWAHVVDVNQKLENFNELVPEMAKDYPFELDNFQKEAVYRLEMGDSVFVAAHTSAGKTVVAEYAIALAAKHMTKTIYTSPIKALSNQKFRDFKTTFEPSTVGILTGDVQINAEGSCLIMTTEILRSMLYKGADLIRDVEFVVFDEVHYVNDAERGVVWEEVIIMLPEHVNIILLSATVPNTKEFADWVGRTKKKDIYVISTPMRPVPLEHFLWAGRETHKIVSSQSKFLMEGYSSASDALRRKQDKEREANGLPPVQRTGGRGGAAIRAKDLPTGKSAPFTRIGAGRNHTNRGGGNGPPQAAFGGGRGGRGGGRGGFGGSSRPSHVLDQNIWTHLISYLKKNMLLPVVNFVFSKKRCEEYAQTLSLDLCTAKEKSEVHITWERALTRLKGEDKTLPQILRMRELLSRGIGVHHGGLLPLVKEVVEILFARGLVKVLFATETFAMGVNMPAKSVVFSGIRKHDGTSFRNLLPGEYTQMAGRAGRRGLDTTGTVIILSGDELPSVEELNEMMLGVPNRLSSQFRLTYNMILNLLRVEALKVEEMIKRSFSENATQKMAPEQQRVIAQTEKELAKLPKLECDVCSADIDAFYNLSTEASRLNAQFLKRASWSNQSGKLFVPGRVIVLRNAHFPGNLAVILGNHPNLGPDGQRSDVKAFRVLVLVTPGQKSGKGDLSVEELTPRWPPILPKGSFPSPTAERTVVDTSSISFYDFHRLNSRESPSDVQRALDDLTKLHEELSLLPELPEADWSRLRDIDIQSLLKERTNAAGRLSKLGCQLCEDFADHYATVHERKQVEQRIQKLKLQLSDQNLELLPDYESRVEVLKRLSFIDENATVLLKGRVACEINSAPELILTELILENILADYTPEEVVALLSIFVFVEKTESQPIIPTKLQDGLDVIYNIAEQVEREQDYCQVQHDEFATKYKPGLVEVVYEWARGMPFNEITNLTDVPEGTIVRVITRLDETCREVRDAARVIGDADLFKKMEEAQGLIRRDIVFAASLYL